From Solanum stenotomum isolate F172 chromosome 2, ASM1918654v1, whole genome shotgun sequence:
ACAATATCTATAGTAACTGGCAAAAGTCACTAGCAAAAAAGTTACCAAGTGCCTAGAACAGCCTAACAGCATTACAGTAGTGTACACTCCCCTTCAGTATTCACAAATTATGAGGTTATATATGGCCTTGGATTATGTGATCATCTCCCTGCAAAGACATAAACATGGTGAGGTGCAATCGATTTAAAGTTGAAATAAGACATCCAAGCGTAATGCGAAACATTAAGCATTTATGCAGTTTATATGTACTTCACACTTGAAGCAGAGATATTACGGTATAGTAAAAGGGGAACGTAAAACAATGACAGGATTGGTTACTTCTTTTTGAATAAATGAGATATCCCGAGGGCCAACAGCACGCAGTTCAAAACTCAGTAGATAATGGAGCCATTTCTACGCCCTTCTACACTTAAAACCAGGTTGTCAACTACAAGGAACTCGTGATGGTAATTGTGGGGAAATTATAGAGCGCAAAAGAACCTACACAAGTGCTTTTTATCTACAAACATCTCAAAAGATGATCTTGAAGTCCTCCCAAAGTGTGATAGCAGAATTTTACATGATAATATTTCCGGAGTTAAAAGAAATGCAGCAAAAAAAAGGGACAAGCTTACCGACTGTGAATTCAGCCTTGAGGTGGAGATTCCGGCTCAGAACCGCcaattgaagaaaatgacaTGGTATCTTCCTTTGCCATAGCCACAAAGTTGAGAGGGACAGTAGAAAGTCTTCTCATTTCCTTGAAATAGGTATTCTGCCGCCCAGAGTAAGAACGGGGTGTTTGAAGCTCTGGAGTGGCACAACCAACTGAGTTTCGGCGTGGTGAGGGAGTGACTGACCCATTTCCATTTGTATGGAATCCATTCGTCTTCCTAAAGCTGTTGCTTCTTCTGGGACTAGGTCTAGAACCATATATAGATTCCTTCTCTGCCAGAAGCATATCTTGGAGTTTCTTCTGATCCTGtgtaaaagaaaagataataacatatatttttaaatcattacTTGTAAATCAAATGGGCTAAGAAACTCCCTACTTAATATCATTCCCTCATCTATTAGACTCAATTGAAGCGCCCATTTGATACAAGGACAAATCAGTAAGTAGAACTTCGTTATTATACAACATAAGAATTCCCAGTTAATTTTTTGATATCGTGCATTCCGTTAGATACATGTCTGATATAAGAAGTCAGCATTTATTAGTAAATGAGGGTAATGACAGTACCCGGGCACGTTTCTTATCCTCTTCTTTCTGATGTCGACTCACTTTGTAATCCTCCAATATTGACACCAATCTCACCTACAAGTACAGCAAAATTCACTTGACCAACAgcagaaacaaaagaaaaaatctaGAAGTTTCTTAGCTGCAAAAGAACTCACCCCATCGTACAGAAACAACTTCTGATTCTCATTTTCCCAAGCTAGAGTCCGGCTAATCAAACTGTCAACCATACCTGAGCATAAAAGCCATGGAGTTCACTTTGTGTCAATGATACAAGCTTAAATGACACCACCGAATAAGCTAGAATAGAATACCTGGAATCTTAGTCACTGTAATTCTTGCTCGTTCTGCCCGCTTTAAATTTATATGAGCACCTCTTCCACCACTGTAACGTGTATGATCCTGACAATTTAAAACTAATCAAACTATAGCTGATGTAAAGTTTTTGTCAACAATAGAAACTAAAGTTACTAGAAGCGTTAGTTAGTAGGAAACAGAGATTGGCTACAGGAATCGAATGGAAGTAGTTTATACTTACCAGGTTATAATCTTCAAGCCAGTTTTCCTCATCACATGATGAAAGCCACCGCTCTATCTTATCCATAATTTCTTTTCGGCTTAAAGCTTCATCCTTTACTTTGTTTATTTGTGCTTCAATATTTGCCAGGAGTTCACAAGGGTCCACAAGACCTAAATGGAGATTGAGCTCATTTCTCTGCATTGAAGTTCAGATGAACAAAGCACTTAATGAATCCAAGTCAGACGTCTTACCAGAGTCGATCATTGCACTGGATTTATCAGCAGCAGTACTTGAATCAGGTTGTATATGGGTTTTACAGCACAAATCCTCCAGTTCTGCCCTCCTTTTCATCACCAACTCTTTCATTCTGCTTGCTTTCAATTTGGTAAGCCTCCCAACTTCTGCTGATACCTAGCAATGTCAAAAACAATATCAATTCTTtctgcaaatatatatatatataggaactATTAATGATTACAATTTGGAAAAATAAGCCCACTAAACTGGTATATGCACTCTCTTCTTCAATAGTCCTTCTCATTGGAATCACTTTTTGTGTCACATAACtttaggagaaaaaaaatgtgtgCGGAAATGAAATAAAGGGGAAAAAAGAATAGACCAAGAAATAGGGAAAAATTAAGAGGTAAAAAGTGCTTGCACACCTGTTGAATAACCTCCAACGTAAGTGCACCTGGTTCCACAACCTTTGATTCAGAAATGTCAAGAAAGGAAATGATCCTTGATAACTTGCGCCTTTCTTCTCTCGTTGTATCCATCAACTTCCAAAGCTCAAACAGAGATCCCGCCACGTCCTTTAGCTGCATTATTGATGAGATTAGATAGCGAATAAAGAAAAGACAGTACCATATCTAGGAAAATAATACCTTCTGATATCGAACTTTTCTTTCTGTTTTCAGTTTAAGGATAGCCTGGTCTAGACCTTCCAATGTGCTGTCACTGATGTTTGTGTACTGTCCCAGGCTTGTCTCGTGCAAGCTTGGATGCACATTGCTTACAGTTTCACCAAAATCCAGCCCAAGTACACCGCACAATGTGTGAACCTCATTCACACTGTCCAGAACTCTTTGGATACGCACAGACTGCATGCAGAAGCAATCATCATTATTCAATTTGCTAAAAGAAAGAGAGGCGTCTTATGATAAACCAAAAATGCACCATTCATGATGATTAAGAATGCCATGCTGAACCACATAAACGCAAAAAAAGGATCTCCAGTTATATACTGTATAGTTTTTAAGAGTGCTGTAGATGACCTGAACCCTATAGAACTGGACTAATGAGATAGAAGAGAAATGGGAAGTAAGCTACATCCATGGACCAAGTTGACAAGGCAACTTACAGAATTGTATACATCATGAGAATAATGATACACAAACATCTAAACATAACCACTAGGGAAACCAGTGAACACTAGCAAAGAAGATAACTTAAAGAAACCTGTCTCTCACAATGTTTCAAAGATGCTTCAGCAGAAAAGAAAATCGTTATtgcattatttaaaaatattactccctccatcccaatttatgtgatggtGTTGAACTGGGACACGAGtttaaagaatgaaagaaagacttttggaacTCGTGGTCTGAAACAAGTCATATATATTAGTGTGGCcataaatcatctcattaagggaaaatgagaagtttaaagttaaattattacttactAAATAGAGAAAAATGGCATTCTTTTGGGGACTGActaattaggaaaaaataaaaattgaaaagaggagaaaaagtaaCTAAGAAACAAGATACAATCGAAATACAATTTTGTCCACACATACCTTCTCCTTTTGAAGAGCACGTAGATGGGATTGGCATTCAGAGAGCTTTCTTGTCGACAAGTCATGTTCTTCCAAGTTTAAGGTACTAAGAGAGTTGACAATATTACAAGACCCTGAAATCTCGCtagttattttctcaatttgCGTCTTTATATCTGCGAACTGCTTAACTCTCTCATCTTTCTTTGcttttaaatcatcaacaagAGGCATGATTAACCCAAGCTGCTCCTTCAATGAAGCTGACATTTTCTCTGACTGTATCTGTTGTAACCAGAAAAGCAAAATTAACAAGCAAAAATATGGATCAGTTGTTCAAAAGGATTCCagaaagtttttcaaaaatcaaaactgAAGTTGTTTGGTTCCAGAACAATTCTGGTTTTAGAAATCGAAGAGAAAAAAAGCCTTGTCTTCACTTTGGAATCAAACCAAAACTATACGTGCTGCAAAAACAATCACTGATTCCCTTGAATCTTCAGGGAGTCTATGAACTCACAATTACATATACATCATAAACATACTTCACATTACACCAAAAATTCAAGAGCTGAGCAGTGCATATGCTTTCTTTTCAAATACGAAACAAAGCAGTAAACTGTGCTCAAAACTTAATTTGATGAGAAGATGAGCAAACATAGCATGGGTGAATCTTCTAGGCAGAAACAACTAAAAAGATTAGATGTTGAAGATACTCCATGGTGCAATTGGAGATTTACAGCGTTAGACAATATGAGCAATCATTCATCCAAATAACAAGAGTACTCTTAAAATTAGCTACTCCACACGCTCCTCCAAATCcaagaaaaatgaaacaatTAGATCACTATACTCCTTCTCCATACATTTAGCAGAATATGAAACTTCCAATTCTTTAAATATTAACTATCTTTAAAGTTCATCTTGCTACACTAATAAATCATGACTACATGAAATATAGAAATCATGAGATGGATCatccatatatttatattccaAGAGAACTTGACAGTTCTGTCTTCCATTTGTGAGATTCCTGTTATTTGGAAGATAACATGAATCATGCTAGTTGCTTAAGAAATGATACAACA
This genomic window contains:
- the LOC125854546 gene encoding 65-kDa microtubule-associated protein 6-like — translated: MMAFGSPSSNAHSTSSTCHSLLRELQQIWTDIGESEVDKDRMLLELERECMEVYRRKVEEAANAKSRLHQSVAAKEAELATLMAALGEHNINSPIQSEKMSASLKEQLGLIMPLVDDLKAKKDERVKQFADIKTQIEKITSEISGSCNIVNSLSTLNLEEHDLSTRKLSECQSHLRALQKEKSVRIQRVLDSVNEVHTLCGVLGLDFGETVSNVHPSLHETSLGQYTNISDSTLEGLDQAILKLKTERKVRYQKLKDVAGSLFELWKLMDTTREERRKLSRIISFLDISESKVVEPGALTLEVIQQVSAEVGRLTKLKASRMKELVMKRRAELEDLCCKTHIQPDSSTAADKSSAMIDSGLVDPCELLANIEAQINKVKDEALSRKEIMDKIERWLSSCDEENWLEDYNLDHTRYSGGRGAHINLKRAERARITVTKIPGMVDSLISRTLAWENENQKLFLYDGVRLVSILEDYKVSRHQKEEDKKRARDQKKLQDMLLAEKESIYGSRPSPRRSNSFRKTNGFHTNGNGSVTPSPRRNSVGCATPELQTPRSYSGRQNTYFKEMRRLSTVPLNFVAMAKEDTMSFSSIGGSEPESPPQG